One window of the Eucalyptus grandis isolate ANBG69807.140 chromosome 6, ASM1654582v1, whole genome shotgun sequence genome contains the following:
- the LOC104451895 gene encoding LOW QUALITY PROTEIN: MDIS1-interacting receptor like kinase 2 (The sequence of the model RefSeq protein was modified relative to this genomic sequence to represent the inferred CDS: inserted 3 bases in 2 codons; substituted 1 base at 1 genomic stop codon), with protein MTSLTSIDISYNELEGPLPNIPAFHNATIGVVRGNKGFCGVIAGLNLCTTTTLKGKNKNKNKKLLLVLIPTLGCLLSSLLVVGALSIGCQRIRKTNASSADESNENPWAIWSFDGRMIYESIIEATEEFDAKYCIGEGGYGRVYKARLQTVKLLLXRNLRXSIDVEMAGRKAFEREIHALTETRHRNIIKLYGFCSSSRHSFLVYEFLESGSLKDVLNNEERIATFDWNKRVNVVKGVAYALSYMHHECSPPIIHRDVSSKNILLDKEYEAHVFDFGTAKVLQPYSSNWTSFXGTFGYVAPELAYTMEVNEQCDIYSFRVVTLEVIMGCHPGDLIFSLMSASSSPSSNSISSWPMKEVLDQRVPFPKGNVLGEVALVTKIAFLCLNPKLEHRPTMQQVSRAISSQGSIMLSLSEDIKLEELIDPKCFTY; from the exons ATGACAAGCTTGACATCCATCGACATATCGTATAATGAGTTAGAGGGTCCTTTACCTAACATTCCAGCCTTTCATAATGCTACAATTGGAGTCGTGAGAGGAAACAAAGGCTTCTGTGGAGTTATTGCTGGTCTCAACCTTTGTACAACAACAACGTTAAaaggcaaaaacaaaaacaaaaacaaaaagttgttGCTAGTTTTGATTCCTACTTTGGGTTGCCTACTTTCTTCGCTTCTTGTTGTGGGAGCTTTAAGTATTGGATGCCAAAGAATAAGGAAAACAAATGCTAGTTCGGCTGATGAAAGCAATGAAAACCCATGGGCAATATGGAGCTTTGATGGAAGAATGATTTATGAGAGCATTATTGAAGCCACAGAGGAGTTTGATGCCAAATATTGTATTGGTGAGGGAGGATATGGGAGGGTTTACAAGGCCCGGTTGCAAACAGTGAAACTATTGTTGTAAAGAAACTTAAG AAGCATTGACGTAGAAATGGCTGGTCGAAAAGCATTTGAAAGGGAGATTCATGCTCTGACCGAAACTCGGCATCGGAATATCATCAAGCTCTATGGCTTTTGCTCAAGTTCTCGACATTCATTTTTGGTGTATGAGTTCTTGGAATCAGGCAGCTTGAAGGATGTACTGAACAATGAAGAGAGGATTGCAACATTTGACTGGAATAAAAGAGTGAATGTTGTTAAAGGTGTGGCCTATGCTTTGTCCTACATGCACCATGAATGCTCACCCCCAATAATTCATCGAGACGTATCAAGCAAGAACATTTTATTGGATAAAGAATATGAAGCTCACGTCTTTGATTTTGGCACAGCTAAAGTTCTACAACCTTATTCATCCAATTGGACTTCCT GCGGCACCTTCGGATATGTAGCTCCAG AACTCGCATACACAATGGAAGTGAATGAGCAATGCGATATTTATAGCTTCCGAGTGGTGACATTGGAAGTAATTATGGGATGCCATCCAGGCGATCTCATTTTTTCTCTCATGTCTGCATCTTCATCACCATCAAGCAATTCAATAAGTTCTTGGCCAATGAAGGAAGTTTTAGATCAAAGAGTTCCATTCCCCAAAGGTAATGTGTTAGGGGAAGTGGCTTTGGTGACAAAGATCGCATTTTTGTGCTTAAATCCCAAACTAGAGCATCGTCCAACCATGCAACAAGTTTCTCGGGCAATATCATCGCAAGGCTCGATCATGTTAAGCCTATCAGAGGACATCAAATTGGAAGAACTAATTGATCCTAAATGCTTCACTTATTGA